The proteins below are encoded in one region of Halorhodospira halochloris:
- the istB gene encoding IS21-like element helper ATPase IstB: MTPKTPEQQMIERAKALRLHGILAHWEEIEDKQWIEQMLCWEEQERTRRSLERRLSEAHIGRFKPMSEFDWSWPTSCDRGAINALMSLEFIPEAGNVVLLGSNGVGKTMIARNIAYQAVIAGYTALFVNASTILAELASQDSERLLQQRFNRFTRPRLLVIDELGYLSYSTRYADLLFELVSRRYEKNSIIITTNRPFSEWGEVFPSAACVVSLIDRLLHNAEVLAIDGESYRYKEAQERRNTREAKRKSPSKKAKAES; the protein is encoded by the coding sequence ATGACCCCGAAAACACCTGAGCAGCAAATGATTGAGCGGGCCAAGGCCCTGCGCTTGCATGGCATCCTCGCCCACTGGGAAGAGATCGAGGATAAGCAGTGGATCGAGCAGATGCTGTGCTGGGAAGAGCAAGAGCGCACCCGCCGCTCTCTCGAGCGCCGCCTGAGCGAAGCACATATAGGGCGTTTCAAGCCGATGAGCGAATTCGATTGGTCGTGGCCTACTAGCTGTGACCGCGGCGCTATCAATGCCCTGATGAGCCTGGAATTCATCCCCGAGGCCGGTAATGTCGTCCTGCTCGGCAGTAATGGCGTCGGCAAAACCATGATAGCCCGCAATATCGCCTACCAGGCGGTGATCGCCGGCTATACCGCGCTCTTTGTCAACGCCAGCACCATTCTCGCCGAGCTGGCCTCACAAGACAGTGAGAGGCTACTCCAGCAGCGCTTTAACCGCTTCACTAGGCCACGCTTACTGGTCATCGACGAGCTAGGGTATCTCTCCTACTCGACGCGTTATGCCGATCTGCTCTTCGAATTGGTCAGCCGCCGGTACGAGAAGAACTCTATTATCATCACCACCAATCGCCCCTTTAGCGAGTGGGGCGAGGTCTTCCCGAGTGCTGCATGTGTCGTATCCCTGATCGATAGACTGCTGCATAACGCCGAAGTGCTCGCCATAGACGGCGAGTCATATCGCTACAAGGAAGCTCAAGAACGCAGAAACACCCGAGAAGCTAAGCGCAAGTCTCCGAGCAAAAAAGCCAAAGCAGAGAGTTAA
- the istA gene encoding IS21 family transposase encodes MAISKELEAQIMRYHYAEHWRVGTISRQLNVHTDVVHRVLAKAGIPSAQRTRRGSIIDPYVPWIEQTLADYPKIPASRLYDMARERGYSGGPDHFRHLISQYRPKPVAEAYMRLRTLPGEQAQVDWGHFGKLPIGRAKRPLMAFVMVLSYSRWIFLRFYLGSSTANFLRGHVAAFEAWQGVCRCLLYDNLKSAVLERYAEQIRFNPQLLDLSAHYGFEPRPVAVARGNEKGRVERAIRYVRSSFWPGRQFNCLDDLNEQAQHWCVSIAAERRCDQEQNSSVRQAFAEEQPYLRALPSEPFPCYENVPVKVGKTPYVRFDLNDYSVPHKYVRKTLSVSATLERIQVLDGENVIASHPRSYDRHAQIEDPRHIDKLAQEKQAARLHRGTDRLSSSVPRAKEFLSQAATRTNSLGSVTAALLRLLDHYGASELDAAIEHALERGVPHPHALSQILEQRRDQTPGPPSLPLRLPEQLRQREPSIRLRGLDGYDALTPNYEKDDNDPENT; translated from the coding sequence ATGGCTATATCCAAAGAGCTTGAGGCGCAGATCATGCGCTATCACTACGCCGAGCACTGGCGCGTCGGCACCATTTCCCGACAACTCAATGTCCACACCGATGTCGTCCATAGGGTGCTGGCAAAGGCCGGTATCCCTAGTGCACAACGCACTAGGCGAGGATCGATCATTGATCCCTATGTACCCTGGATCGAGCAGACCCTGGCAGATTACCCCAAAATACCAGCTAGCCGGCTCTATGACATGGCCCGCGAGCGTGGTTATTCGGGCGGCCCTGATCACTTTCGCCACCTGATAAGCCAGTACCGGCCGAAACCGGTCGCTGAGGCGTATATGCGCCTGCGTACCCTGCCCGGGGAGCAGGCACAGGTCGATTGGGGCCATTTCGGCAAACTGCCCATAGGTCGGGCTAAGCGCCCACTGATGGCATTTGTCATGGTCCTGAGCTATTCGCGCTGGATCTTTCTGCGCTTCTACCTCGGCTCATCGACGGCCAACTTTTTGCGTGGCCACGTCGCCGCCTTCGAGGCCTGGCAGGGGGTGTGCAGGTGCCTGCTCTACGATAACCTCAAAAGCGCGGTGCTGGAGCGCTACGCCGAACAGATCCGCTTTAATCCGCAGCTACTCGATCTTAGCGCCCACTACGGCTTTGAGCCACGGCCAGTAGCCGTAGCCCGAGGCAACGAAAAGGGCCGTGTCGAGCGGGCAATCCGCTACGTGCGTTCCAGCTTCTGGCCCGGTAGGCAGTTTAACTGCCTTGATGATCTGAACGAGCAGGCGCAGCACTGGTGCGTAAGCATTGCCGCCGAGCGGCGCTGCGATCAGGAGCAAAATAGCAGTGTTCGCCAGGCATTTGCCGAGGAGCAGCCTTACCTACGTGCCTTACCCAGCGAGCCATTTCCTTGCTATGAGAACGTGCCTGTAAAGGTAGGCAAAACCCCTTATGTGCGCTTTGACCTTAACGACTACTCGGTGCCGCACAAATATGTCCGCAAAACACTCAGCGTCAGCGCAACTCTGGAGAGGATCCAGGTGCTTGATGGCGAGAACGTTATAGCCTCGCATCCACGCAGCTATGATCGCCACGCTCAAATAGAGGACCCGCGCCATATCGATAAGCTAGCCCAAGAGAAGCAAGCTGCTCGACTACATCGTGGCACCGACCGGCTTAGCAGCTCTGTACCGCGCGCCAAGGAGTTTCTCTCGCAAGCGGCAACGCGCACCAATAGCCTCGGCAGCGTCACAGCTGCGCTACTTCGTCTGCTCGATCACTACGGCGCCAGCGAGCTCGATGCCGCCATTGAGCACGCTCTCGAGCGTGGTGTACCCCACCCACATGCCCTCAGCCAGATCCTCGAACAACGCCGCGATCAAACCCCTGGCCCGCCATCGCTGCCTCTGCGCTTACCCGAGCAGCTACGTCAACGTGAGCCAAGCATCCGGTTGCGCGGGCTCGATGGCTACGACGCCCTAACCCCTAACTATGAGAAAGACGACAATGACCCCGAAAACACCTGA
- a CDS encoding transposase family protein has translation MATEHALFTAALGLSAPWKVSDIRFDAQAKRIDFDITFTSGSRFACPACGAEAQAVHDTRQRSWQHLHFFEHQAYIHAAVPRVRCQDCGKTTQVEVPWARPGSGFSQLFEAMVITLCQQMSVQKVANYLGVGDVVGCQNPYIFGGGFKNTHNYWVAKS, from the coding sequence ATGGCTACTGAGCACGCCCTGTTCACCGCCGCGCTTGGGTTGAGTGCACCCTGGAAAGTCAGTGACATCCGCTTTGATGCGCAGGCCAAGCGCATCGACTTCGATATCACCTTCACCAGCGGCAGCCGCTTCGCCTGCCCGGCCTGTGGCGCCGAGGCTCAAGCAGTTCATGACACCCGTCAGCGTTCCTGGCAGCACCTGCATTTCTTCGAGCACCAGGCCTATATCCATGCCGCCGTGCCCAGGGTGCGATGTCAGGACTGCGGGAAGACCACTCAGGTCGAGGTGCCTTGGGCGCGTCCAGGCAGCGGGTTCTCGCAGTTGTTCGAGGCGATGGTCATTACCCTCTGCCAGCAGATGTCGGTCCAGAAGGTCGCTAACTACCTGGGTGTTGGTGATGTTGTTGGCTGCCAAAATCCGTACATATTTGGCGGAGGATTCAAGAACACGCATAACTACTGGGTAGCTAAAAGCTAA
- a CDS encoding CDP-glycerol glycerophosphotransferase family protein codes for MHRFHLQEERCLLGTYNSQAIFWQNDSFTSKITLSGLRRVGKIRNQLIIKLYHGMITKGHEYTGLLTTKNLNNHPKTVMAPYAHFSIAQGAVESYMRYWKEMNDKCAVPEIRALGYPRFYRAMNLRNGDEKVVLPDSIESVLKKHAGDFHKLYAPTRKPRINEIYGFDWERFDEYLEANKMTLYLKLHPLVRCHNLNLPFKQLSRMVILPADGIVDSLELLSRMNCLITDISSVMMEAIALGKPVVHVNVEHEKELLFEHHVALPGANARDFNELSSRLSQCMRGEMDEMIGTIRETWNLNRQDSIEESWSEIWSLRELCG; via the coding sequence ATGCATCGATTTCATCTACAAGAAGAAAGATGTCTTTTGGGCACTTATAACAGCCAGGCCATTTTTTGGCAAAATGACTCATTTACAAGCAAAATAACGCTATCGGGTTTGCGGCGTGTTGGCAAAATCAGGAACCAGCTTATAATCAAGCTTTACCACGGCATGATAACTAAAGGACACGAATATACCGGATTACTTACAACCAAGAATCTTAACAATCACCCCAAAACGGTTATGGCTCCCTATGCTCATTTCTCGATAGCTCAGGGCGCGGTTGAGTCATACATGCGCTACTGGAAGGAGATGAATGACAAGTGTGCTGTCCCTGAGATAAGAGCCTTAGGTTATCCACGCTTCTACAGAGCCATGAACCTAAGAAACGGAGATGAAAAGGTAGTTTTGCCAGACTCAATAGAGTCTGTGCTGAAAAAGCACGCAGGTGATTTTCACAAATTGTATGCACCAACAAGAAAACCACGTATTAATGAGATATACGGCTTTGACTGGGAACGATTCGACGAGTATTTAGAAGCAAATAAGATGACACTTTACCTCAAGCTTCACCCCTTGGTGCGTTGCCATAATCTTAATTTGCCTTTTAAACAACTCAGCCGCATGGTGATTTTGCCTGCAGATGGCATTGTTGATTCTCTTGAGTTGCTTTCGCGAATGAATTGTTTGATAACGGATATTTCCAGCGTGATGATGGAAGCAATCGCTTTGGGCAAACCAGTAGTACACGTTAATGTCGAACATGAGAAAGAATTACTTTTTGAACATCATGTGGCTCTCCCTGGTGCTAATGCCAGGGATTTCAATGAGCTGTCGTCAAGACTTTCTCAATGTATGCGTGGTGAAATGGACGAGATGATAGGCACCATTAGAGAAACCTGGAACCTTAACCGGCAGGATTCTATTGAAGAGAGCTGGTCGGAAATTTGGTCCCTTCGCGAATTGTGTGGGTGA
- a CDS encoding Kelch repeat-containing protein gives MVRKIIFGVLITILIAIAIAFTALGCSEESDHWRAASPMPEQRGQHAIAVHDGSLYFFGGTVTEDVLAEGVFSYEYSTDTYTEGLASIPTKRSRLQASTVGDFIYVIGGWDKSRYLGTVEKYDPLKDSWTTGLEPMPTIRRDAAQVVHHGKIYVIGGREKGKQGSTANEVYDPDEDAWRSLAPMPTYRRQITAEVHDGVIYVFGGEDNETKDMDVVEAYHIDEDRWETGLAPMPTGRHEPASAIDSERGQIYVTGGDVGSRDVTGAHERYDIDTDTWSTLDPLPIPRYNFHGRWLDGAAHYPGGRVPAGDGVRDYHIYDPGQD, from the coding sequence ATGGTTAGGAAGATAATTTTCGGCGTCCTGATTACCATTTTAATTGCAATCGCAATCGCCTTCACAGCCTTAGGCTGCTCCGAGGAATCTGACCATTGGCGGGCCGCGTCGCCTATGCCAGAACAAAGGGGACAGCATGCTATCGCGGTTCACGACGGTTCCCTCTATTTCTTCGGCGGTACGGTGACGGAAGATGTCCTAGCAGAAGGTGTCTTCAGCTACGAATATAGCACCGATACTTACACGGAGGGTCTTGCCTCCATTCCCACTAAGCGAAGCCGGCTTCAGGCTAGCACTGTGGGCGATTTCATCTACGTAATCGGCGGTTGGGATAAATCCCGCTATCTCGGTACGGTTGAGAAGTATGACCCCTTAAAAGATTCCTGGACCACCGGGCTTGAGCCTATGCCCACCATCCGGCGCGATGCTGCTCAAGTGGTCCACCACGGCAAGATCTACGTGATCGGCGGACGGGAGAAGGGCAAGCAGGGATCCACAGCCAATGAGGTCTACGACCCTGATGAGGATGCTTGGCGCAGCTTGGCCCCGATGCCGACCTACCGGCGCCAAATCACCGCCGAAGTACATGATGGCGTGATCTACGTCTTCGGAGGGGAAGATAACGAGACAAAGGACATGGACGTGGTCGAGGCATACCATATCGACGAGGACCGCTGGGAAACCGGATTGGCACCAATGCCAACTGGGCGCCACGAACCTGCCTCTGCAATCGACTCAGAGCGCGGCCAAATTTATGTCACTGGTGGCGACGTGGGGTCCCGCGACGTTACTGGTGCCCACGAACGCTACGATATCGACACCGATACTTGGAGCACCCTTGACCCCCTTCCAATACCCCGCTACAACTTCCATGGCCGCTGGCTCGACGGCGCAGCCCATTACCCAGGTGGCCGCGTCCCCGCGGGCGACGGTGTCCGAGATTACCACATTTATGATCCAGGCCAAGACTGA
- a CDS encoding NTP transferase domain-containing protein → MRAIILAAGQGTRLRPLTDDRPKCMVELEGKPLLEHQLEVLRGAGIEDIHVVGGYRAEWLQRPDITLHINERFDQTNMVATLFAAESVMAGSDEVIIAYGDIVYEPRVLNALLACNAPVCLTVDRAWRRYWEARMDDPLADAETLKLTDGNRITELGKKPSSYDEIQGQYMGLLKVRADLVPQLPAVWRAMDRDATYDGKDYDNMYMTSFLQHLIDSGWEARAAFVENGWAEVDSEADLAAAKDFWAPS, encoded by the coding sequence ATGAGAGCGATCATCTTGGCCGCCGGGCAAGGCACCCGGCTGCGCCCGCTCACCGACGATCGGCCGAAGTGCATGGTCGAGCTTGAGGGCAAGCCTCTGCTTGAGCACCAACTCGAAGTCCTGCGCGGCGCTGGTATCGAAGATATCCACGTCGTCGGCGGCTACCGGGCCGAGTGGCTGCAGCGCCCGGATATCACCCTGCACATCAACGAGCGCTTCGATCAAACCAACATGGTCGCCACCCTCTTCGCCGCCGAGTCGGTCATGGCTGGTAGCGACGAGGTGATCATCGCCTACGGCGATATTGTTTACGAGCCGCGGGTGCTCAACGCCCTGCTCGCATGCAACGCCCCGGTCTGCCTCACCGTCGATCGCGCCTGGCGCCGCTACTGGGAGGCTCGGATGGACGACCCGCTGGCGGATGCCGAGACGCTCAAGCTTACCGACGGCAACCGGATCACCGAACTGGGCAAGAAGCCGTCGAGCTACGACGAGATCCAGGGCCAGTACATGGGGCTTCTCAAGGTCCGTGCCGACCTCGTCCCCCAACTCCCCGCCGTCTGGCGCGCCATGGACCGCGATGCCACCTACGACGGCAAGGACTACGACAACATGTACATGACCAGCTTCCTGCAGCATCTGATCGATAGCGGCTGGGAGGCGCGGGCGGCGTTTGTTGAGAATGGGTGGGCTGAGGTCGATTCGGAAGCGGACTTGGCTGCAGCGAAAGATTTTTGGGCACCTTCGTAG
- a CDS encoding gamma-glutamyl-gamma-aminobutyrate hydrolase family protein (Members of this family of hydrolases with an active site Cys residue belong to MEROPS family C26.): MRRIAVSQRRDAISGRDETRDALDVRLGGLLWTLGFLPIPLCSAIAAAQGDAAQDARAAADYLDALDPDGIVLSGGNDICQAPERDNLERAALAYARLHRVPVLGICRGMQMIQVHQGGDLVPLTGHVAEEHAVTGEWLNHGRRTVNSYHDYGVPNDALGDDLQALAWAEDGSVEALRHSDLPWLGIMWHPERDTPTAEADRKLITTHLGANP; encoded by the coding sequence GTGAGACGCATAGCCGTCAGCCAGCGCCGCGATGCCATCTCCGGGCGCGATGAGACCCGCGATGCCTTGGACGTGCGTCTTGGCGGGCTGCTCTGGACCCTGGGCTTTCTGCCTATTCCCTTATGCAGCGCGATTGCCGCGGCACAAGGTGATGCCGCGCAAGACGCTCGCGCAGCTGCTGACTACCTCGATGCCCTGGACCCTGATGGTATCGTGCTTAGTGGCGGCAATGACATCTGCCAGGCCCCAGAGCGCGACAACCTCGAGCGCGCCGCGCTGGCCTACGCCCGGCTGCACCGGGTGCCGGTGCTCGGCATCTGTCGCGGTATGCAGATGATCCAGGTCCACCAGGGCGGGGATCTAGTCCCACTGACCGGCCATGTGGCCGAGGAGCATGCGGTCACCGGCGAGTGGCTTAACCATGGCCGGCGCACCGTCAACAGCTACCACGATTACGGTGTACCAAATGACGCCCTTGGCGATGACCTGCAGGCGCTAGCCTGGGCCGAGGACGGCAGCGTCGAGGCCCTGCGCCACTCTGATCTGCCCTGGCTCGGGATCATGTGGCACCCGGAGCGCGACACACCCACTGCCGAGGCCGACCGAAAACTCATCACCACTCATCTGGGAGCAAACCCATGA
- a CDS encoding PEP/pyruvate-binding domain-containing protein: MIESRREEQQHRGYAEKSDENMWRLIVLGAGAPHRGTAPTALHEPYTGTSVLQWLVDVADCTTAQAIFVAGYQSGAISAHYPDLRMVENPYWAETGSGVSLLVAPLNAQEPILVSYGDILYRDWLVEHLRDSRAPIAIAWDSAWRTRYSGRSEEDLVRCEKVAVANGQAVRLGADIPVDWADGEFIGLVYFAPEAVDRLRRLQEHMPESLRTVHLSGLIEYLRAEGLTVEAVDARGDWAEVNEPRDIAHFVLGTKAETLSRLRGMVRSATILDQVAFTVADWQQNPADCLQRVRHQLGAQSLVVRSSARSEDAFTASNAGAYHSVLGVDPDNDLQAAIEQVIGSYAGIQDDDQVLVQPMLADVAISGVAFTRTLERGAPWYVINYEREGNTEGITSGSSENHATLLHRRGAEISELPDPRLQGVLTALQEVEGLLGFDALDVEFAIDDSDRVHILQVRPIAVDRAAEGVGDEACHEALAEAHQAWQRLAPSPPQLPGATPPLYGVMPDWNPAEIIGTAPGQLAESLYRELVMDEVWAQQRAEYGYRDVRPAPLLVSFAGRPFVDVRASFASFIPASVSEPVADKLLRFYVDWLRARPQLHDKVEFEVVPTCLAPGFTGWEERLRREAGLCEAEVAELRAGLHGITAHAFTRSEQDLAAIEHLAERFERIQHTELDPLERARLLLDDCRRLGTLPFAHLARSGFVAVTLLRGAEATGAISAAARESFLSTLRTVSHQLTTDARATADGSMAWTDFVERYGHLRPGTYDIHSPRYDADPERFLRPLIEHAKEAELEEADATAWERERDAFLEALAELELPATAEVVETFLRQAIEGREYAKFVFSRNLSAALEALAAFGAEHGLSRSELADLPLSDLLATRDARRPGTDSIAALRAQAAANREARQIAEACELPPLIGGAEQLDAFLLDADRPNFVGASAVTAEAIDLARHSADEPPPIAGRIALIPQADPGYDWLFGQGIAGLITLFGGANSHMAIRAAEFGLPAAIGVGEQRYREVAQARVLELDPPRQILRVIR; this comes from the coding sequence ATGATTGAGTCCCGCCGCGAGGAGCAACAGCATCGCGGATATGCAGAGAAGTCGGACGAAAACATGTGGCGTCTGATCGTTTTAGGGGCTGGTGCCCCTCACCGCGGAACAGCGCCCACCGCCCTGCATGAGCCATATACCGGCACATCGGTCCTTCAGTGGCTAGTCGATGTTGCTGATTGCACCACGGCACAGGCTATTTTCGTCGCTGGCTACCAATCAGGCGCTATTAGCGCCCATTACCCCGATCTGCGGATGGTGGAAAACCCCTATTGGGCTGAGACTGGTAGCGGCGTGTCTCTGCTTGTCGCGCCACTGAATGCCCAGGAGCCGATACTGGTCAGCTACGGCGATATCCTTTATCGGGACTGGCTTGTCGAGCACTTACGCGACTCGCGAGCGCCGATTGCCATCGCCTGGGACAGCGCCTGGCGCACGCGCTATTCCGGACGCAGTGAAGAGGATTTAGTTCGCTGCGAGAAGGTAGCTGTAGCCAATGGCCAGGCTGTGCGGCTGGGGGCCGACATCCCCGTCGACTGGGCCGACGGCGAGTTCATCGGCCTGGTCTACTTCGCTCCTGAGGCGGTCGATCGCCTGCGCCGTTTGCAGGAGCACATGCCCGAGAGCCTACGCACGGTGCACCTATCTGGGCTGATCGAGTACCTGCGCGCCGAGGGGCTAACCGTCGAGGCGGTAGACGCCCGCGGCGACTGGGCCGAGGTCAATGAGCCGCGCGACATCGCCCATTTTGTCCTCGGCACCAAGGCCGAGACCCTTAGCCGGCTGCGCGGGATGGTCCGTAGCGCCACGATTCTTGATCAGGTCGCCTTCACCGTCGCCGACTGGCAGCAGAATCCAGCAGATTGCCTGCAGCGCGTCCGCCATCAACTCGGCGCACAGAGCTTGGTGGTGCGCTCCTCGGCACGCAGCGAAGACGCCTTCACTGCCTCCAATGCCGGCGCCTATCACAGCGTTCTCGGCGTCGATCCGGATAACGACCTGCAGGCGGCTATCGAGCAGGTGATCGGCTCTTACGCCGGCATCCAGGACGACGACCAGGTTCTAGTCCAGCCAATGCTCGCTGATGTTGCTATCAGCGGCGTGGCTTTTACCCGCACGCTTGAGCGCGGCGCACCGTGGTACGTCATCAACTACGAGCGCGAGGGTAATACTGAGGGGATTACCAGCGGCAGCAGCGAGAACCATGCCACGCTGCTCCACCGCCGCGGGGCCGAGATCTCCGAGCTGCCTGACCCCCGCTTGCAGGGAGTACTCACCGCCCTGCAGGAGGTCGAGGGGCTGCTCGGTTTTGATGCCCTGGATGTGGAGTTCGCGATTGATGACAGCGATCGGGTACACATCCTCCAAGTCCGGCCCATCGCCGTGGATCGGGCTGCGGAGGGGGTCGGCGATGAGGCCTGTCACGAGGCATTGGCTGAGGCCCATCAGGCTTGGCAGCGCTTAGCTCCCTCGCCGCCACAGCTGCCGGGCGCGACTCCGCCGCTGTATGGTGTCATGCCGGACTGGAACCCGGCGGAGATCATTGGCACCGCCCCCGGGCAGCTGGCCGAGAGCCTCTACCGCGAGCTGGTCATGGATGAAGTCTGGGCGCAGCAGCGCGCCGAGTACGGCTACCGTGACGTGCGTCCCGCCCCGCTGCTGGTCAGCTTCGCGGGACGCCCCTTCGTCGATGTCCGCGCGAGCTTCGCCTCTTTTATCCCGGCGAGTGTTAGCGAGCCGGTGGCCGATAAGCTGTTACGCTTTTACGTCGACTGGCTGCGTGCGCGGCCGCAGCTTCACGATAAGGTGGAGTTTGAGGTGGTGCCCACCTGCCTGGCCCCTGGATTCACCGGCTGGGAAGAGCGCCTGCGCCGCGAGGCCGGTCTGTGCGAGGCGGAGGTCGCCGAGCTGCGTGCCGGTCTGCACGGCATCACCGCTCACGCCTTCACTCGCAGTGAACAGGATCTCGCCGCCATCGAGCACCTAGCTGAGCGGTTTGAGCGCATCCAGCACACCGAGCTCGATCCGCTGGAGCGGGCCCGCCTTTTGCTCGACGACTGCCGACGCTTAGGCACCCTACCCTTCGCCCACCTAGCGCGCAGCGGCTTTGTCGCCGTAACCCTGCTGCGCGGCGCCGAGGCCACCGGTGCGATCAGTGCCGCTGCTCGCGAGAGTTTCCTCTCCACCTTGCGTACCGTTAGCCACCAGCTGACCACCGACGCCCGAGCCACTGCCGACGGCTCCATGGCCTGGACTGATTTCGTGGAGCGCTACGGCCACCTGCGCCCCGGCACTTACGATATCCACTCGCCGCGTTATGATGCCGACCCGGAGCGTTTCCTCCGCCCGCTCATCGAGCACGCTAAGGAGGCCGAGCTTGAGGAGGCGGATGCCACGGCCTGGGAACGGGAAAGGGATGCGTTCCTAGAGGCGCTCGCCGAGCTGGAACTGCCCGCCACGGCCGAGGTTGTAGAGACGTTCCTCCGTCAGGCCATCGAGGGGCGGGAGTACGCTAAGTTTGTCTTCTCGCGCAATCTCTCCGCCGCCCTTGAGGCGTTGGCTGCATTTGGCGCTGAGCATGGGCTTAGCCGCAGTGAGTTGGCTGATCTGCCGCTGTCTGATCTGCTCGCCACCCGCGATGCCCGGCGCCCCGGCACCGATTCCATAGCCGCGTTGCGCGCTCAGGCGGCGGCCAATCGTGAAGCCCGGCAGATCGCTGAGGCGTGCGAGTTACCGCCGTTGATTGGGGGCGCCGAGCAACTCGACGCTTTCTTGCTCGATGCCGATCGCCCTAACTTCGTCGGGGCGAGCGCGGTAACCGCCGAGGCCATCGATCTGGCCCGTCATAGCGCCGATGAACCGCCACCGATTGCCGGGCGCATCGCCCTAATCCCCCAGGCCGATCCGGGCTACGACTGGCTCTTCGGCCAGGGGATTGCCGGTCTAATCACGCTCTTCGGCGGCGCCAACTCCCACATGGCCATCCGGGCTGCGGAGTTCGGTCTGCCCGCGGCCATTGGCGTCGGTGAGCAGCGCTACCGTGAGGTCGCTCAGGCCCGGGTGCTGGAGCTCGATCCCCCACGGCAGATCCTACGGGTTATCCGGTGA
- a CDS encoding NAD-dependent epimerase/dehydratase family protein: protein MIKALILGGGGFIGINIARRLLDDGGYTITLADKGYRGRLEEYFDADERAELTVIEDDFTDPRAYAKLANHYDYVYMMAAIVGVNRTLEHPEEVIRVNTALTHYTLEWLQRAEVGAWSSPPAARTTPPPRIYSMRRSRRRRRCR, encoded by the coding sequence TTGATCAAAGCACTCATCCTCGGCGGCGGCGGTTTCATCGGTATCAACATCGCCCGCCGCCTGCTCGACGACGGCGGTTACACCATCACGCTGGCCGACAAGGGCTACCGCGGTCGGCTTGAGGAGTACTTCGATGCCGACGAGCGGGCCGAGCTCACGGTCATCGAGGACGACTTCACCGACCCACGCGCTTACGCCAAGCTCGCCAATCATTATGATTACGTTTACATGATGGCGGCGATCGTGGGCGTGAACCGCACGCTGGAGCACCCGGAGGAGGTGATCCGGGTGAACACGGCGCTCACCCACTACACCCTGGAGTGGCTCCAGCGCGCCGAGGTGGGTGCGTGGTCTTCGCCTCCAGCAGCGAGAACTACGCCGCCACCACGGATCTATTCGATGCGCCGATCCCGACGCCGGAGACGGTGTCGTTGA
- a CDS encoding sugar phosphate nucleotidyltransferase has product MRAIILAAGQGTRLRPLTDDRPKCMVELEGKPLLEHQLEVLRGAGIEDIHVVGGYRAEWLQQEIFGHLRRYCSKPTPAPSPSSPL; this is encoded by the coding sequence ATGAGAGCGATCATCTTGGCCGCCGGGCAAGGCACCCGGCTGCGCCCGCTCACCGACGATCGGCCGAAGTGCATGGTCGAGCTTGAGGGCAAGCCGCTGCTTGAGCACCAGCTCGAAGTCCTGCGCGGCGCTGGTATCGAAGATATCCACGTCGTCGGCGGCTACCGGGCAGAGTGGCTGCAGCAAGAGATTTTTGGGCACCTTCGTAGGTATTGCTCCAAACCGACTCCCGCGCCTTCGCCAAGCTCGCCACTATGA